In one Solanum lycopersicum chromosome 11, SLM_r2.1 genomic region, the following are encoded:
- the LOC101261577 gene encoding myosin-binding protein 7 isoform X1 — protein sequence MLRFHLRFSKIWWKCWKSRKFANRGVCKLRKVDESSEVGDEMSVKVYTIDSIHQGAGYNGNSETKGLVHTPRDSLNHTDFGDPQVTKLYLRLQALDADRESMRQAIISMRTDKAQLILLKEIAQQWCKEASPKRRTPVRKTSVVKSFSFISIFKVLVWVDSQQGGLAYVVRQGTSCWAMEMSFKYASVKPTLFGPHRLPHLLCSSA from the exons atgCTCAGATTTCATCTCAGGTTCTCCAAAATTTGGTGGAAGTGTTGGAAAAGCAGAAAATTCGCAAACAGAGGAGTATGCAAACTTAGGAAGGTGGATGAGTCATCGGAAGTTGGGGATGAAATGAGTGTCAAGGTTTATACAATTGACTCTATACATCAGGGTGCTGGATATAATGGTAACTCAGAGACCAAGGGTTTAGTTCATACCCCAAGAGATTCCCTAAATCATACAGATTTTGGAGATCCTCAGGTCACAAAGCTTTACCTTAGGCTGCAGGCCCTTGATGCTGATCGGGAATCAATGAGGCAGGCTATCATTTCTATGCGGACTGATAAAGCACAACTGATATTGCTTAAAGAAATTGCTCAGCAGTGGTGTAAAGAAGCGTCTCCAAAAAGGAGGACACCTGTTAGGAAGACATCTGTAGTCAAGAGCTTTTCTTTCATCTCCATATTCAAG GTACTTGTTTGGGTTGACAGCCAACAGGGTGGGCTTGCTTATGTTGTTAGACAAGGGACCTCGTGTTGGGCAATGGAGATGTCTTTCAAGTACGCAAGTGTGAAACCAACACTCTTTGGTCCACATCGACTTCCGCATCTCTTATGCTCATCTGCATGA
- the LOC101261577 gene encoding myosin-binding protein 7 isoform X2: MLRFHLRFSKIWWKCWKSRKFANRGVCKLRKVDESSEVGDEMSVKVYTIDSIHQGAGYNGNSETKGLVHTPRDSLNHTDFGDPQVTKLYLRLQALDADRESMRQAIISMRTDKAQLILLKEIAQQWCKEASPKRRTPVRKTSVVKSFSFISIFKWIMSVVLWRRKAHRCKYLFGLTANRVGLLMLLDKGPRVGQWRCLSSTQV; this comes from the exons atgCTCAGATTTCATCTCAGGTTCTCCAAAATTTGGTGGAAGTGTTGGAAAAGCAGAAAATTCGCAAACAGAGGAGTATGCAAACTTAGGAAGGTGGATGAGTCATCGGAAGTTGGGGATGAAATGAGTGTCAAGGTTTATACAATTGACTCTATACATCAGGGTGCTGGATATAATGGTAACTCAGAGACCAAGGGTTTAGTTCATACCCCAAGAGATTCCCTAAATCATACAGATTTTGGAGATCCTCAGGTCACAAAGCTTTACCTTAGGCTGCAGGCCCTTGATGCTGATCGGGAATCAATGAGGCAGGCTATCATTTCTATGCGGACTGATAAAGCACAACTGATATTGCTTAAAGAAATTGCTCAGCAGTGGTGTAAAGAAGCGTCTCCAAAAAGGAGGACACCTGTTAGGAAGACATCTGTAGTCAAGAGCTTTTCTTTCATCTCCATATTCAAG TGGATAATGTCTGTTGTCTTGTGGAGAAGGAAAGCACATAGATGCAA GTACTTGTTTGGGTTGACAGCCAACAGGGTGGGCTTGCTTATGTTGTTAGACAAGGGACCTCGTGTTGGGCAATGGAGATGTCTTTCAAGTACGCAAGTGTGA